A stretch of DNA from Streptomyces sp. NBC_01197:
GCAGCGAGAACATCGCCAGCGACGGCACCGTGTAGAGCACGGTCGTCAGCCCGAGCACCGGCCCCGCGAACACCCGCCCACGGCGGGCGACGAGCGCCAGCGGCAAGGCCACCACCAGCCCGATGGCCACCGAAACCGCGGTGATCCAGATGTGCTGGACGGTCGCGTCGGTCAGCTCCTGGCTGCGGGAGGTGACGTAGTCCCAGCAGAGCCAGTCGTTCCTCGCCATGCAGTTCTGCCCGCTCATCGCGCCCCGCTTCCCGGCCCCCGCCGCGCTCCGGCCCCGAACGACCCGTTGTCCTGCCTCAATGAACCGTTGTCCGGTCCCCATCGGTTTGCTCAACCCAGTGGCGACCTTATCCCCGGCCACTGACAATGCCGGGATCCGTCGCACTGCAGCAACATGGCCTTCACAACCGGCCCGTCACAATGGGGAATCATGATCCGATTCGAAAACGTCACCAAGCGGTACGCCGACGGCACGACCGCCGTCGACAACCTCTCCTTCGAGGTCGCCGAAGGTGAACTGGTCACGCTCGTCGGCCCGTCCGGCTGCGGGAAGACCACCACGATGAAGATGGTCAACCGGCTCATCGAGCCGACCGGCGGCCGGATATTCGTCGGCGGGGACGACATATCCGCCACCAACCCCGTCGAACTCCGCCGCCGCATCGGCTATGTGATCCAGCAGGTCGGCCTCTTCCCGCACAAGACGGTGCTGGACAACACCGCGACGGTCCCGCACCTGCTGGGCGTCAAGCGTTCCGCCGCACGCGCCAGGGCCGCCGAACTCCTCGACCTGGTGGGTCTCGACCCGTCCGTCCACGGCGCCCGCTACCCCGAGCAGCTCTCCGGCGGCCAGCGCCAGCGGGTGGGCGTGGCAAGGGCGTTGGCGGCCGACCCGCCCGTACTGCTGATGGACGAGCCGTTCGGCGCAGTCGACCCGGTCGTGCGCGAACACCTCCAGAACGAGTTCCTCGCGCTCCAGAAGTCCGTCCGCAAGACGGTCCTCTTCGTCACCCACGACATCGAGGAGGCGGTACGGCTCGGCGACCGCATCGCGGTGTACGGGCAGGGCACGATCGAGCAGTTCGACGCCCCGGCCGCCGTGCTCGGCGCCCCCGCCACCCCTTATGTGGCGGACTTCGTCGGCGCCGACCGCGGCCTCAAGCGGCTCTCCGTCACCCCGGTCGAGCCCGGCGACCTGGAACAGCCCCCGGTGGTGCACCTCGACGACCCGCTGCCCGCCACCCTCCCGGGCTGGGCGGTCGTCCTGGACCGGGACGAGAATCTGCACGGCTGGATCTCCGCCGGACAGGCCGCCATCGCCAAGGGGACGGTGCGCGAGCACGCCCGCCGTATGGAGGCATGGCTGCCGGTCGGGGCCTCACTCAAGCAGGCGTTCGCCACCATGCTCCAGCACGACGCCGGGTGGATCGCGGTGATCGACGAGGACGGCGCCGGCCGCTTCCTGGGCGTGCTGACCCCGGCCCGGCTGCACGAGGCGCTGCGCCGCTCCACCGCGGCCGACGCCCGGGACATCCCGCGCGACGAAGTGGAGCTGGAGACCGTCAGCGGCCGGTGAGCCGCTGGCTCAGCCACACCATGCCCGCGGGGATCTCGCGGCGCCAGGTGTTGAAGTTGTGCCCACCACTGGTGAGGGTGATCGACGACAGCCGGGTGGGCGGCTTCACCTTGTCCATGAACCGCATCGTGCTGCGGTAATTCCCCTCGCCCTTTTTGCTGGTGGTCACCAGGAGCGAGGTGGCCGGAGCGGGCCGGTGCTCCAGGCTCCACGTCAGATCCGCGCGCCGCCGCTCCAGACCGTTGCCCTGGAAGAGGTCGCCCGTCGTCGGGTCCTCGGCCGCGCGGTAGTACGCGGAGAGACCGGCCCCCGCCCCGTACACACCCGGATGGTGGACCGCCAGTTTCAGCGCGCAGTATCCGCCCGTCGAGTCCCCTATGGAGCCCCAGTTCCCGGGACCGGGCCCGACGCGGTACGCGGCCCTGACGGCCCCCGGCAAGTCCTTCGCGAAGAACGTCTCGCTCTGCGGTCCGCCCTTTATGTCCACGCACTCGGTGTCCCGCGGCGGGGCGACCGTCGGCCGCAGCATCACCAGCACCATCGGCCGCATCTTCCCGGCTTTCAGCTGGTCGAACTCCGTCCTCGGGTAGTGCAGACCGTGGATCAGGTTCTCCGCGGTGCCGGGGTAGCCGGTGAGCACGACAGCTGCCGGGAAAGTTCGCTTCATATACGCCCGCTGGAAATACTGCGGCGGCAGATAAACGTACGCGGGGCTGGCTATCTTCGACGTGCGGCCCTGGATCACGACCTTCTGTATCTGCCCGGCGAGCTCCGGTTTGGTGCCGCCCGGGACGTCCAGACCCGCCCTCGATACGACCCGTACGTCATGACCGCCCGCGTTGTGGTCCACGACCACGCCCGGCGTCTGCTCCTGGCCGAAGAGATCGGCCCACGACCCGTAGAAGAGGAAGGAGTTGTTGGCCATGAGTCCGACCATGACGAAGACCGCCACCTGGGTGGCGAGGAACAGGCCGATCCGCCCGGCCACCGCGCGGCCGCTGCGCCGTGCGAGCCGCGGCCAGAGCCAGATCGTCGCGGCGAACAGGGCGATGGCCAGCAGTGCGGCGAGCGCCAGAACCTTGTGGCTGGTGAGACCCATGGGGAGCCGAGCTTTCTGCGGAGAGATTTTCCGGGTGACGGATGAACCCGCACCCCGTAATTGCCGTCCTAGAGGACACAAAATGTCCGGATGCAGCGCCGACTTCGGCGATCGGCGGACACAGAACCTCTTGTGGAGCCGTGGGAAGCGATGTCTGTGCCGGTAGATGGGGAAAAGTCGGTAATGGTTCCGAAGAAT
This window harbors:
- a CDS encoding alpha/beta hydrolase, whose amino-acid sequence is MGLTSHKVLALAALLAIALFAATIWLWPRLARRSGRAVAGRIGLFLATQVAVFVMVGLMANNSFLFYGSWADLFGQEQTPGVVVDHNAGGHDVRVVSRAGLDVPGGTKPELAGQIQKVVIQGRTSKIASPAYVYLPPQYFQRAYMKRTFPAAVVLTGYPGTAENLIHGLHYPRTEFDQLKAGKMRPMVLVMLRPTVAPPRDTECVDIKGGPQSETFFAKDLPGAVRAAYRVGPGPGNWGSIGDSTGGYCALKLAVHHPGVYGAGAGLSAYYRAAEDPTTGDLFQGNGLERRRADLTWSLEHRPAPATSLLVTTSKKGEGNYRSTMRFMDKVKPPTRLSSITLTSGGHNFNTWRREIPAGMVWLSQRLTGR
- a CDS encoding ABC transporter ATP-binding protein → MIRFENVTKRYADGTTAVDNLSFEVAEGELVTLVGPSGCGKTTTMKMVNRLIEPTGGRIFVGGDDISATNPVELRRRIGYVIQQVGLFPHKTVLDNTATVPHLLGVKRSAARARAAELLDLVGLDPSVHGARYPEQLSGGQRQRVGVARALAADPPVLLMDEPFGAVDPVVREHLQNEFLALQKSVRKTVLFVTHDIEEAVRLGDRIAVYGQGTIEQFDAPAAVLGAPATPYVADFVGADRGLKRLSVTPVEPGDLEQPPVVHLDDPLPATLPGWAVVLDRDENLHGWISAGQAAIAKGTVREHARRMEAWLPVGASLKQAFATMLQHDAGWIAVIDEDGAGRFLGVLTPARLHEALRRSTAADARDIPRDEVELETVSGR